In the genome of Paenibacillus pabuli, the window ACGAATTGTGCTTTGGCCCAGAACTTTTTTCCAATACATGAATTAACAAAACCCCTCTCCAATTATAGATCCTGAAATATTTTACCATAGTTCAATTCATAAAAGTCGTAGAATATATCAAATGAGTGTAAAAATTTCGGAAGATTACTAGAGAAGATGCAGACGAGAAGTTATGACGCATTGGATGTGAGTGATAGATTCAAAATTCCATATAGATAAATATGGATTTTGTATTTTTGGATTGCTATAATGGAAAAAAAAGTATTAAATCTCACCGATGCTGCGATTCCTCTATCAAAGCACAAGCAATACTCGCTTCCATCTCCTAAAAGCACACATCCCATTACATAATAGTATCAAAAATTTTCATGCTTTCTATTAAAGGAGGTGACCGTTAGCAGCATTTTAGATCTTAGTTCCCGCCTTTCCTACCCGTATAAAAAATAGGAGCGTGTCCAATGAACAAACGACTTTTCCCAAAAACGATTCGAATTCTTATGGCTTGCTTGTTGATTCTTGCATTTGCCGTACCCACGACAGCTTCTGCCGGCTATCTTGGAGATAAGCTCACAATCGGCCAAAGCATGGCGAAGGGGGACTATCTCACCTCCCAAGATGGCAGGTTCTCAGCCATTTGGCAGAATGACGGGAACTTCGTTATCTATCAGAACGGTTCTTCTCTTTGGAGCAGCGGGACCAGTAACAGTGGGGCTCTTTCGTTTACATTCGAACCACAATACGGGAAACCTGTTATGTATAAATATGGCATGAAATATCAAGATGTTTACCAATATGGTTATCGTTATGGTTTCAACCCGGCTACAGGTAAATTCGAATATTACACCGGTTGGGGATGGGATAAAGTTTTGGTGATTGATACTTCTGTACAGGTAGCTGCTTGGTCTCCCAACACCACCTCATGGATTCCAGGCCATCATGGGGGCAGCTTACCAGCTAACACAACGGGGGACACCCTGGTCATGCAAAGTGATGGGAATTTAGTTCTCTATAACACAACGCTGACCAATAACAATTATCCGAACAGTTGGATTCCTGTCTGGGCTTCGAATACGGGCGGGCGCTAAAAGATAAAGAGCCGCATGATGCGCGGCTCTTTTTTTGTTTTCCGAGGAAGCTGATAGATTACTTACATGTAGCGAGGGATATCTACATACAAGAAACTTTAACAAGTATTTTTCGTATTAAATTGACTAATTAACCTATTCAGGATGTGATAGTTTGACAGGAATTATAGGTGTTTTAGTCTTAATAATAGGATTAATTATGGCGATTTGGCCTTACTTTGCTTGGTATTTACGACTGGGATGGAAGTTTAAAGATGCGGAGCCAAGTGATTTAGCATTAAATGCTGGACGGATCTCAGGTATTGTCTTTGTGATTGTCGGTTTTATACTGATCGTTTCAAGTTGCTCCACAGGAAGAGGAGCGGACAGCAAATGGGCAGAACAATTTAAAGAAAAACTTGATACAGGGCAAGTAAAAGAAATCAGTATCGGCATGATTAATCCCATCATATTAAGCAAGGAAGAAAAAAATACGGTTATCCAAATGATACAAGATGCAGAACTTAGACCTTTTGATGTAGGTGATGTTGTTGGATTGAACAATGCTGGGTAAATTACATTTACAGATGAAACGAGCCTAGGCATCGTTATTTTCGGACCATCTAGAGGAATCGAATTGCATTCAAAGGCTACCGAGATGGAGTATGAGATAATGAGTGAAGAGTTAAAAAATTGGTTTCAAACAAATTATAGTGATTAGTATTGTCATTATAATATTCAAGAACCTCACCATGGTGAGGTTCTTTTTTTGTTTAGAAAAAAAAAACTACTTTTCGCAACCACAGTGGTTATCAACCGAAACCTACATGATAATTGCGACAGACGAAA includes:
- a CDS encoding DUF6199 family natural product biosynthesis protein, giving the protein MTGIIGVLVLIIGLIMAIWPYFAWYLRLGWKFKDAEPSDLALNAGRISGIVFVIVGFILIVSSCSTGRGADSKWAEQFKEKLDTGQVKEISIGMINPIILSKEEKNTVIQMIQDAELRPFDVGDVVGLNNAG